In Longimicrobiaceae bacterium, a single window of DNA contains:
- a CDS encoding glucoamylase family protein codes for MRSSAVLGTLLLSLAACNAARTSSIADLPPPDASVPRRDDPFLDTLQQRTFGYFWELSDPRTRLVPDRWPTPSFSSVAAVGFALTSYPIGVERKLVTRREAAQRTVETLRFLWRAPQGPGATGMAGYRGLFYHFLDMGTGERFKDVELSTIDTSLLLAGVLTCGEYFDGPGADEAEIRALADSLYLRADWKWMQVRPPLLGMGWKPESGFIDYDWHGLNEGMLLYVMALGSPTHPIEPDAWTAWASTYKWGTYYGQEHLSFAPLFGHQYSQVWIDFRGIRDPFMREKGIDYFENSRRATLAQREYAIANPDGWKGYGADLWGLSASDGPVDGDYDVHGRRRHFFTYAARGASFTEVRDDGTLAPTAAGGSIAFAPEVAIPAMKEMRRRYGDDLFGRYGFLDAFNPTFDLAVPVHHGRVVPGVGWFDTDYLGIDQGPIIAMTENYRSGLVWKLMRKNPHIARGLRRAGFTGGWLDAPGAPK; via the coding sequence ATGCGATCCTCCGCCGTCCTCGGCACCCTGCTGCTCTCCCTCGCCGCCTGCAACGCCGCGCGCACCTCGTCCATCGCGGATCTCCCGCCGCCTGATGCGTCGGTGCCGCGGCGTGACGATCCGTTCCTGGACACGCTGCAGCAGCGCACGTTCGGCTACTTCTGGGAGCTGTCCGACCCGCGCACGCGGCTGGTGCCGGACCGGTGGCCCACGCCGTCGTTCAGCAGCGTGGCGGCGGTCGGGTTCGCGCTCACGTCGTATCCCATCGGCGTCGAACGGAAGCTCGTGACGCGACGGGAGGCGGCACAGCGCACGGTGGAGACGCTGCGGTTCCTGTGGCGCGCGCCGCAGGGGCCGGGCGCGACGGGGATGGCGGGCTACCGCGGCCTCTTCTACCACTTCCTGGACATGGGGACAGGCGAGCGGTTCAAGGACGTGGAGCTTTCCACCATCGACACCTCGCTGCTGCTGGCCGGCGTGCTCACATGCGGCGAATACTTCGACGGGCCGGGCGCGGACGAGGCGGAGATCCGCGCGCTCGCGGACTCGCTGTACCTGCGGGCGGACTGGAAGTGGATGCAGGTCCGGCCTCCGCTGCTGGGCATGGGATGGAAGCCGGAGAGCGGCTTCATCGACTACGACTGGCACGGGCTGAACGAGGGGATGCTGCTCTACGTGATGGCGCTCGGCTCGCCCACGCACCCCATCGAGCCGGACGCGTGGACGGCGTGGGCATCCACCTACAAGTGGGGCACCTACTACGGGCAGGAGCACCTCAGCTTCGCGCCGCTCTTCGGGCACCAGTACAGCCAGGTGTGGATCGACTTCCGCGGCATCCGCGACCCGTTCATGCGCGAGAAGGGCATCGACTACTTCGAGAACTCGCGCCGCGCCACGCTGGCGCAGCGGGAGTACGCCATTGCCAACCCCGACGGGTGGAAGGGCTACGGCGCGGACCTGTGGGGGCTGAGCGCGAGCGACGGCCCGGTGGACGGCGACTACGACGTGCACGGCCGCCGGCGCCACTTCTTCACCTACGCGGCGCGCGGCGCGAGCTTCACCGAGGTCCGCGACGACGGCACGCTCGCCCCCACCGCAGCGGGCGGCTCCATCGCCTTCGCGCCCGAGGTGGCGATCCCCGCGATGAAGGAGATGCGGCGCAGGTACGGCGACGACCTGTTCGGCAGATACGGGTTCCTCGACGCCTTCAATCCCACCTTCGACCTGGCCGTCCCCGTGCACCACGGCCGCGTCGTTCCCGGCGTGGGGTGGTTCGACACCGACTACCTTGGCATCGACCAGGGCCCCATCATCGCCATGACGGAGAACTACCGCAGCGG